One window of Rhodococcus qingshengii JCM 15477 genomic DNA carries:
- the brxL gene encoding BREX system Lon protease-like protein BrxL, whose translation MSDHIDLTEVALREQTPAEDPASAVAELTALDRKINAHFPGAVVRKDLVKTVKGNAIVPSYVLEYLLGQFAASDDEATIQEGIEKVRRILAEHYVHRNESELVKSKIREKGRFRIIDRVSVTLNEKDDVYQATFANVGISGVLVDSSTVTANQKLLVGGVWCLCDIEYFHSDDARVVPWILGRLQPIQMSSFDYAGYLEARAEFTTDEWIDLLIQSIGFNPEMFGRRAKLLQLIRLIPFVERNYNLVELGPKGTGKSHIYSEFSPHGMLISGGEITVPKLFVNNANGKIGLVGYWDVVAFDEFAGKKKRTDKALVDIMKNYMANKSFSRGVETLGAEASMVFVGNTSHTVPYMLKHSDLFDELPESYHDSAYLDRLHFYIPGWEIDTIRGEMFSSGYGFVVDYIAEVLKSMRNLDYSDRYQQYYTLGSDISTRDRDGIHKTFSGLMKLLYPHEQATAQEIEEILRFAIEGRKRVKDQILRMDSTMATVKFGYQSLVGEWTAVTTLEEDEYPRHYYRDRPDAVEEIEDLVGPAQPGAGAAGSEKAVVSVPVKEELYRGHRDFIENQRGVSYETLLMPYLRGASEIELHDPYIRMNHQGRNLVELLALIAAAKDPADEVTFKLFTLLETDPEYQKRQLQMIGQIIQGAAQQGIKLDVAKDPGGHDRWIRTNNGWRINLGRGLDIFQKQEGGWFDFGSTRQEFRQARAFGVTYIREAN comes from the coding sequence ATGAGTGACCACATCGACCTGACAGAGGTGGCCCTCCGCGAGCAGACTCCCGCGGAGGATCCTGCTAGTGCTGTGGCCGAGCTGACAGCGTTGGACCGCAAGATCAACGCGCATTTCCCGGGTGCTGTCGTGCGCAAGGACCTCGTCAAGACGGTCAAAGGCAACGCGATCGTGCCGTCGTACGTGCTGGAGTACCTGCTCGGGCAGTTCGCCGCGTCCGACGACGAGGCGACGATCCAGGAGGGCATCGAGAAGGTGCGCCGGATCCTTGCCGAGCACTACGTGCACCGCAACGAGTCGGAGCTGGTGAAGTCGAAGATTCGTGAGAAGGGTCGCTTCCGGATCATCGATCGGGTCAGCGTGACGTTGAACGAGAAGGACGACGTCTATCAGGCGACGTTCGCGAACGTCGGCATCAGCGGGGTGCTCGTGGATTCGAGCACGGTGACCGCGAACCAGAAACTGCTGGTGGGCGGCGTGTGGTGCCTGTGCGACATCGAGTACTTCCACAGTGACGACGCCCGTGTGGTGCCCTGGATTCTGGGTCGATTGCAGCCGATCCAGATGTCGAGTTTTGACTACGCCGGGTACCTCGAGGCCCGCGCCGAGTTCACTACCGATGAATGGATAGACCTTCTGATCCAGTCAATCGGCTTCAACCCCGAGATGTTTGGGCGACGCGCGAAACTGCTTCAGTTGATCCGGCTGATCCCGTTCGTGGAACGTAACTACAACCTCGTCGAATTGGGCCCGAAGGGCACCGGCAAATCGCACATCTACTCTGAGTTTTCGCCCCATGGCATGTTGATCTCCGGCGGTGAGATCACCGTGCCGAAACTGTTCGTGAACAACGCCAACGGGAAGATCGGCCTCGTTGGATACTGGGACGTCGTCGCGTTCGATGAGTTCGCGGGCAAGAAGAAGCGCACGGACAAGGCGCTGGTCGACATCATGAAGAACTACATGGCGAACAAGTCCTTCTCCCGCGGTGTCGAGACGCTCGGCGCGGAGGCGTCCATGGTGTTCGTCGGCAACACCTCGCACACCGTTCCGTACATGCTCAAGCACTCAGACCTCTTCGACGAGCTCCCCGAGAGTTACCATGACTCGGCCTACCTCGACCGCCTGCATTTCTACATCCCTGGTTGGGAAATCGACACGATCCGCGGCGAGATGTTCTCCAGCGGTTACGGTTTCGTCGTCGACTACATTGCCGAAGTCCTCAAGTCGATGCGAAATCTCGACTACTCCGATCGTTACCAGCAGTACTACACACTCGGATCGGACATCTCCACTCGCGACCGAGACGGCATCCACAAGACCTTCTCCGGTCTGATGAAGCTGCTCTACCCGCACGAGCAGGCCACCGCCCAGGAGATCGAAGAGATCTTGCGCTTCGCGATCGAGGGCCGCAAGCGCGTCAAGGACCAGATCCTGCGCATGGACTCCACCATGGCAACGGTGAAGTTCGGGTACCAATCGCTTGTGGGTGAGTGGACCGCTGTCACGACACTGGAGGAAGACGAGTACCCCCGGCACTACTACCGCGATCGACCAGACGCTGTCGAGGAGATCGAGGACCTTGTCGGTCCGGCCCAACCCGGGGCAGGTGCAGCCGGCTCGGAGAAGGCGGTTGTCTCCGTCCCGGTGAAGGAGGAGTTGTATCGAGGACACCGAGATTTCATCGAAAATCAGCGCGGCGTCTCCTACGAAACGCTCCTTATGCCGTACTTGCGCGGCGCGTCCGAGATCGAGTTGCACGACCCGTACATCCGGATGAACCACCAGGGTCGGAATCTCGTCGAGTTACTGGCCTTGATCGCGGCGGCCAAAGACCCCGCCGACGAGGTGACATTCAAGCTCTTCACCCTGCTCGAAACCGACCCTGAGTATCAGAAGAGACAGTTGCAGATGATCGGCCAGATCATTCAGGGGGCTGCCCAACAGGGCATCAAGCTTGACGTGGCTAAGGACCCTGGCGGTCATGATCGCTGGATCCGCACGAACAACGGATGGCGCATCAACCTCGGCCGGGGCCTCGACATCTTTCAGAAGCAAGAAGGCGGCTGGTTCGACTTCGGCAGTACGCGGCAGGAGTTCCGTCAGGCCAGGGCATTCGGCGTGACGTATATCCGGGAAGCGAATTGA
- a CDS encoding restriction endonuclease: protein MSSPGADGGIDVESLFAIAQVKHHKSPVGIGEMQRIYGIAQSKKKALFFAATGYTTQALEWAKKHKIECYIYPPVKRVRA from the coding sequence TTGTCGTCACCCGGTGCCGATGGCGGGATCGACGTTGAGTCGCTATTCGCAATTGCGCAGGTCAAACATCACAAGTCGCCCGTGGGTATCGGCGAGATGCAACGGATCTACGGAATCGCACAGTCCAAGAAGAAAGCGCTCTTCTTCGCTGCAACGGGATATACCACGCAGGCACTCGAATGGGCCAAGAAGCACAAGATCGAGTGCTACATCTACCCACCGGTGAAACGCGTGCGCGCCTAA
- a CDS encoding recombinase family protein encodes MLFGYARVSSADQNPAHQIDALTRAGIDAANIHTDQAGGAKASRPQLDAVLSRLRSGDTLAITRLDRLGRSVLHLITLGAELRERGIGLKVLEQGIDTGTAEGRAMFGMLSVLAELQRELIVAIIYTRRFPVRDMGLRHAC; translated from the coding sequence ATGTTGTTCGGTTACGCCAGGGTGTCGAGCGCAGATCAGAACCCCGCCCACCAGATCGACGCCCTGACGCGGGCGGGGATCGACGCCGCAAACATCCACACCGACCAGGCGGGCGGTGCGAAAGCCTCACGCCCGCAACTCGACGCAGTGCTGTCCCGACTACGTAGCGGTGACACGTTGGCGATCACCCGACTGGATCGGTTGGGGCGTTCGGTGTTGCATCTGATCACCCTCGGTGCAGAGTTGCGCGAGCGGGGAATCGGATTGAAGGTTCTCGAGCAGGGCATCGACACTGGCACAGCGGAAGGGCGAGCGATGTTCGGGATGCTCTCCGTCCTTGCGGAACTCCAACGTGAGTTGATCGTGGCGATTATCTATACGCGTCGGTTTCCTGTGAGGGACATGGGGTTACGACACGCCTGCTGA
- a CDS encoding tyrosine-type recombinase/integrase — MNGPFVAEKAIGPVAGKVTWLVLDDRLDPVDEVTQFALYLDGGGASVNTLRAYIPRLARFLNWCHFQVVEWTKISLPQLILYKRSLEAEPGPSGRVRAGKTVNAHITAIVEFLRYCARMGVIDDAVVDKFVEAKHLRFAPETMPQRENGAHRYITAKVIKAKEVTRPPESLSDDEVTALLVATANVRDFLLIQLMVETGLRVGETLGLRREDLHFLPDSKALGCALPGAHLHVRRRANENHALAKSHYPRSVPVGPQTTTAYRDYQYERDRLVPDSGCDFVFINLYSTSAPDTAMRYQNTRNCLTRVARRAGVEARLHMLRHTAGTSWARAGTPIDVVQKLMGHQSPVSTAKYLHPSDEQMRAAVDAVAHRRNAHAKTIR; from the coding sequence GTGAATGGTCCGTTTGTTGCCGAGAAGGCGATCGGGCCTGTCGCCGGCAAGGTGACGTGGCTGGTGCTCGATGATCGGCTCGATCCGGTCGATGAGGTCACCCAGTTCGCGTTGTATCTCGACGGCGGCGGCGCGAGCGTCAACACGTTGCGGGCCTACATTCCCCGGCTTGCCCGGTTCCTGAATTGGTGCCATTTCCAGGTAGTGGAGTGGACCAAAATATCTCTGCCGCAACTGATTTTGTACAAGCGGTCACTGGAAGCGGAACCGGGACCCTCCGGTCGGGTGCGTGCCGGCAAGACGGTGAACGCACACATCACGGCGATCGTCGAGTTTCTCAGGTACTGCGCCCGGATGGGCGTGATCGACGACGCGGTCGTCGACAAGTTCGTCGAGGCCAAACATCTGCGCTTTGCTCCGGAGACGATGCCGCAGCGCGAAAACGGCGCGCATCGATACATCACCGCGAAGGTCATCAAGGCCAAGGAAGTGACGCGGCCACCGGAATCCCTCAGCGACGACGAGGTGACCGCGCTCCTCGTAGCGACGGCGAACGTCAGGGACTTCCTACTGATCCAGTTGATGGTCGAGACCGGATTGCGTGTCGGCGAGACCCTGGGGTTACGCCGGGAAGACCTGCATTTCCTTCCGGACTCGAAGGCCTTGGGCTGCGCCCTGCCCGGCGCCCATCTGCATGTGCGACGCCGGGCCAACGAGAACCACGCGCTCGCGAAGAGTCACTACCCGCGCAGTGTCCCGGTCGGCCCGCAGACGACCACGGCCTACCGCGACTACCAGTACGAACGTGATCGGCTTGTACCCGACAGTGGATGCGATTTCGTGTTCATCAACCTGTACTCGACGTCGGCGCCCGATACCGCCATGAGATATCAGAACACCCGAAACTGCCTGACCCGAGTGGCTCGCCGTGCGGGGGTGGAGGCGCGGCTGCACATGTTGCGGCACACGGCGGGTACGTCATGGGCCCGCGCGGGCACCCCGATCGACGTGGTGCAAAAGTTGATGGGACATCAGAGTCCGGTGTCGACGGCGAAATACCTGCACCCGTCCGACGAGCAGATGCGGGCCGCCGTGGACGCCGTCGCACACCGGCGGAACGCGCACGCGAAGACCATCCGATGA
- a CDS encoding tyrosine-type recombinase/integrase encodes MAAAGHAITPGDGDRWHTFLTERLDERWRPNEWDPQTLIFTGDPHNQKTFVYLCAHPNCVHPTGVRNTICSFCLTEAKPHSKTLTRRFHDTIVEPCTVAAADVRCARPRYSTAGLCFTHQSRFAHAAKTRGIGITEFMADAQPLGALATCAVGGCSHQVFHPSTPLCQSHRSQYRGRQDRGEPPIDAHEFAAQALPLIRSHEFTLAGCTDLVRAELLWILQERDRRGFGISLLRMRNLVKAAHGARTLFEATASDAHVVSFLRMTLPLLRQQRGAFEGIDLTEPDRWGPEVLDRFPSAAGTRSRNLVIDWSAVGCGWLRMLGKTWAKETLPRYEHLRPSLRALTWASEALEFGPAFTDRRAAGRGDIAAIIDHCRRKTAATGAPFAGSYADDRLGNIKAVLGYCRSAGHMDEIPGAFALTAAHLKQRPVPPHRDDDEPGRALPTEIVEVLDRNMTLLRPTFTAGHRVEGWSNDDYAVMRQTIYQLLRDTGRRPGEITALRRDCLDTDPGGGPVLIYTNAKANRLGRRLHITTAAAAAVSAWLARVTTLRPDRRTAHLFPQLDLSDPCSDKHFKASAFGVIFRQWVDSIDELAPLIRTVPHPGGLIDRRDLVAYSLRHTYAQNHADAGTPVDVLAALMDHRDLAVTQGYYRIGHHRKREAIERVGNMVMDRRGALRPTPELIEYERRTVSTLLGGCVEPSNVNSGGKSCPIRFQCGGCDHYRPDPSYIPEIEQEIRKIKADVKEAELCAAPQVVDNLRYNLAMFEGILTKMTTHLHRLDPDERAALDAAIGTIRQAREHQRHFLPLSVAHRRGAVDD; translated from the coding sequence GTGGCCGCCGCCGGCCATGCGATCACGCCGGGCGACGGCGACCGGTGGCACACGTTTCTGACGGAACGGCTCGATGAGCGGTGGCGCCCGAACGAATGGGACCCGCAGACGCTGATCTTCACCGGCGATCCACACAATCAGAAAACCTTTGTGTATTTGTGCGCCCATCCGAATTGTGTGCACCCGACCGGGGTTCGCAACACCATATGCTCGTTCTGCCTCACCGAAGCCAAGCCGCACAGCAAAACCCTCACGCGCCGCTTTCACGACACCATCGTCGAACCTTGTACGGTCGCCGCCGCCGACGTCCGTTGCGCACGTCCCCGATACTCCACCGCCGGTTTGTGTTTCACACACCAGAGCCGGTTCGCGCACGCGGCGAAGACCCGCGGCATCGGCATCACCGAGTTCATGGCCGACGCGCAACCACTCGGTGCGCTGGCAACCTGCGCGGTCGGGGGCTGCAGTCACCAGGTTTTCCACCCCTCGACACCACTATGCCAATCCCACCGCAGCCAGTATCGGGGCCGTCAGGACCGCGGCGAGCCGCCGATCGACGCGCACGAGTTCGCGGCCCAGGCGCTGCCGCTGATCCGCTCGCACGAATTCACCCTGGCCGGGTGCACGGATCTGGTGCGAGCGGAGCTGCTGTGGATCCTGCAAGAACGCGACCGCCGGGGATTCGGAATCTCCCTCTTGCGGATGCGTAATCTCGTCAAAGCCGCCCACGGCGCGCGCACCCTGTTCGAGGCCACCGCCTCGGACGCGCACGTCGTGAGCTTCCTGCGGATGACGTTGCCGCTGCTGCGGCAGCAGCGGGGCGCATTCGAGGGAATCGATCTCACCGAGCCGGACCGGTGGGGCCCCGAGGTCCTCGACCGGTTCCCCAGCGCCGCGGGCACCCGCAGCCGCAACCTCGTCATCGACTGGTCCGCCGTCGGCTGCGGCTGGCTACGCATGCTCGGCAAGACATGGGCCAAGGAAACCCTGCCCCGATACGAGCACCTGAGGCCGTCGCTGCGGGCACTGACGTGGGCGTCCGAGGCCCTCGAGTTCGGCCCCGCCTTCACCGATCGTCGTGCTGCGGGGCGCGGCGACATCGCCGCCATCATCGACCATTGCCGCCGCAAGACCGCCGCCACCGGTGCGCCTTTCGCGGGCAGCTACGCCGACGACAGACTGGGGAACATCAAGGCTGTCCTCGGGTATTGCCGGTCCGCCGGACACATGGACGAGATTCCCGGGGCATTCGCGCTCACCGCCGCGCACCTGAAACAACGACCGGTCCCTCCTCACCGCGACGACGACGAACCGGGGCGGGCCCTGCCCACCGAGATCGTCGAGGTCCTCGACCGGAACATGACGTTGTTGCGGCCCACGTTCACTGCCGGACACCGCGTCGAGGGATGGTCGAACGACGACTACGCAGTGATGCGGCAGACGATCTATCAGCTGCTGCGCGACACCGGCCGGCGACCGGGAGAAATCACCGCCCTGCGCCGTGACTGTCTCGACACCGATCCCGGTGGCGGCCCGGTGCTGATCTACACCAACGCCAAGGCCAACCGACTCGGGCGCCGACTGCACATCACCACCGCTGCCGCGGCGGCGGTCAGCGCCTGGTTGGCGCGGGTGACGACCCTGCGGCCCGATCGCCGCACCGCCCACCTGTTTCCGCAACTGGATCTGTCGGACCCGTGCTCGGACAAGCACTTCAAGGCGTCCGCGTTCGGCGTCATCTTCCGCCAGTGGGTGGACTCGATCGACGAACTGGCGCCCTTGATCCGGACGGTTCCCCACCCCGGTGGCCTCATCGATCGGCGGGATCTGGTCGCCTACTCGCTGCGCCACACCTACGCACAAAATCATGCCGACGCGGGCACTCCCGTCGATGTGCTCGCCGCTTTGATGGACCACCGCGACCTCGCCGTCACCCAGGGCTACTACCGCATCGGACACCACCGCAAGCGCGAGGCGATCGAACGCGTCGGCAACATGGTGATGGACCGGCGAGGTGCGCTGCGTCCCACACCCGAGCTCATCGAATATGAACGGCGAACCGTCTCCACGCTTCTCGGCGGATGCGTCGAACCGTCGAACGTCAACTCCGGCGGCAAATCCTGCCCGATCAGGTTTCAATGCGGTGGCTGCGACCACTACCGGCCCGACCCCTCCTACATCCCCGAAATCGAGCAGGAAATCCGCAAGATCAAGGCCGACGTGAAAGAGGCCGAATTGTGCGCCGCACCGCAAGTGGTGGACAACCTGCGCTACAACCTCGCCATGTTCGAGGGCATCCTGACCAAAATGACCACCCACCTGCACCGACTCGACCCCGACGAACGCGCCGCCCTCGATGCCGCAATCGGCACCATCCGCCAAGCCCGCGAACACCAACGGCACTTTCTGCCGCTGAGCGTCGCCCACCGCAGAGGCGCTGTCGATGACTGA
- a CDS encoding DUF6262 family protein produces the protein MTDTRTDRLLTARRQASRDKHAHALRALDQLVRSGTRITYARVAREAGVSTWLLYNQPELTTAIRDAMAQQSPPRHPPGPLTSGDSLRTDLELARHEIAALRTSERKLRERLQRTLGNEIEQIDHSQLAARIADLEALVANLRVDNAQLRETNTRLVELTDQQRDDLETANILLRRYMKEASRSHP, from the coding sequence ATGACTGACACCCGCACCGACAGGCTCCTCACGGCCCGCCGACAAGCCAGCCGCGACAAACACGCCCACGCCCTCCGCGCACTCGACCAGCTGGTGCGATCCGGTACCCGGATCACCTACGCGCGGGTCGCCCGCGAGGCCGGCGTGTCGACGTGGCTGCTCTACAACCAGCCGGAGCTGACGACCGCAATCCGGGACGCGATGGCCCAACAGAGCCCACCCCGACACCCGCCAGGCCCCCTCACGTCCGGGGACAGCCTGCGCACCGACCTCGAACTCGCCCGGCACGAGATCGCCGCGCTCCGCACCTCCGAACGCAAGCTCCGTGAGCGGCTGCAACGCACCCTCGGCAACGAAATCGAACAGATCGACCACTCCCAGCTGGCCGCTCGCATCGCCGACCTCGAGGCCCTCGTCGCCAACCTGCGTGTCGACAACGCGCAGCTACGCGAAACCAATACTCGGTTGGTCGAGCTGACCGACCAGCAACGCGACGACCTCGAGACCGCGAACATCCTGCTCCGCCGGTACATGAAAGAAGCCAGCCGCTCGCACCCATGA
- a CDS encoding recombinase family protein, with amino-acid sequence MLLGYARVSTADQNPAHQIDALRRAGVTTENIHVDHVSGAKASRPQLDVVLALLDDGDILVITHLDRLSRSVLHLITLGADLRKRGVGLKVLEQGIDTATAEGRAMFEMLSVLAELQRELAVNNVREGVAAARTRGRKGGRPPKLTDDQVQLAQQLYDGGEHTVVQIADMLGVPRTTVYGHLNKAAAAKTTGTVSLATTPEPAAPESGSVSGTVPRPSRTRRTTRACPTCRHEPATRAEAAHQRDDLAVSWLRPDKDRRGELVAQHHCRQCEPDLPVFDVACALCGDGPILTGELATAARTVLPVPVQRWLADAGWCTSPTLLCPDHSLQSR; translated from the coding sequence ATGCTGCTCGGATATGCCCGGGTCTCGACCGCAGATCAGAACCCTGCCCACCAGATCGACGCGCTGCGCCGGGCGGGGGTTACCACTGAAAACATTCACGTCGATCACGTCAGCGGCGCGAAGGCCTCCCGCCCTCAGTTGGATGTGGTGCTCGCCCTGTTGGACGACGGCGACATCCTGGTCATCACGCACCTGGATCGGCTCAGTCGTTCGGTGCTGCACCTGATCACGCTCGGCGCCGACCTGCGCAAGCGCGGGGTAGGTTTGAAGGTTCTCGAGCAGGGCATCGACACCGCCACCGCCGAGGGCCGGGCGATGTTCGAAATGCTGTCGGTTTTGGCCGAACTCCAGCGTGAGCTCGCCGTGAACAATGTCCGGGAAGGTGTGGCGGCGGCCAGGACTCGCGGCCGCAAGGGCGGACGCCCACCGAAACTCACCGACGATCAGGTCCAGCTCGCGCAGCAACTCTACGACGGCGGTGAACACACCGTTGTCCAGATCGCCGACATGTTGGGCGTGCCTCGCACTACCGTCTACGGGCATCTGAACAAAGCCGCAGCAGCAAAAACTACTGGAACAGTCTCTCTCGCAACAACTCCCGAGCCCGCGGCTCCGGAGTCCGGTTCGGTATCCGGCACTGTCCCCCGGCCGAGCCGGACACGCAGGACAACCCGCGCCTGCCCCACTTGCAGGCACGAACCGGCCACCCGAGCCGAGGCGGCGCATCAGCGCGACGATCTCGCGGTGAGCTGGCTTCGTCCCGACAAAGACCGGCGTGGCGAGCTGGTAGCCCAACATCATTGTCGCCAGTGCGAACCCGACCTGCCGGTCTTCGACGTTGCCTGCGCCCTGTGCGGAGATGGCCCCATCCTCACCGGAGAGCTCGCCACCGCGGCAAGAACAGTGTTACCCGTACCGGTGCAACGGTGGCTCGCCGACGCCGGCTGGTGCACCTCGCCAACACTTCTGTGCCCCGACCATTCTCTCCAAAGCCGATAG
- a CDS encoding PLDc N-terminal domain-containing protein codes for MPYLGGLIIVLWIFCLIDVATADEHGVRNIPKLAWLVVVVLLPLVGSVMWLLAGRPVGGGIWGGSGTRPPHTSGRFAEYESKPGRYVAQDPEADAEFLRQCRARAEEQRRIERERRRNDGY; via the coding sequence ATGCCGTATCTGGGTGGATTGATCATCGTCCTGTGGATCTTCTGCCTCATCGACGTCGCCACCGCCGATGAGCACGGTGTCCGGAACATCCCCAAGCTGGCCTGGCTAGTGGTGGTGGTGTTGTTGCCGCTGGTGGGATCGGTGATGTGGCTGCTCGCAGGTCGACCGGTCGGCGGCGGCATCTGGGGTGGCAGCGGGACGCGCCCACCGCACACCAGTGGGCGATTCGCCGAGTACGAGTCCAAACCGGGCAGATACGTCGCCCAGGATCCCGAGGCCGACGCCGAATTCCTCCGCCAATGCCGTGCCCGCGCGGAAGAACAACGCAGAATAGAACGTGAGCGGCGCCGGAACGACGGCTACTGA